A window of the Podospora bellae-mahoneyi strain CBS 112042 chromosome 6, whole genome shotgun sequence genome harbors these coding sequences:
- a CDS encoding hypothetical protein (EggNog:ENOG503PBXG; COG:S) → MPQTPPEDARHQHEVELGPSDAHDEEGYDSGVDDASRRSSLTSLRSSIFEFYEENGRTYHSMSAGKYFMPNDASEVERLDLQHHLFRLTFDDQICLCPKKDGAKRVLDLGTGSGIWCIDYADQHPEAEVIGVDLSPVQPDFIPPNCSFEIDDLEKEWTWSKKFDFIISRFMTGSFADNASIVKKVYDQLEPGGYFEAQDMALPIGCDDGTFTEDSGLWIWMSWLMKAMEAMHRPFSAAQNWKSMMEEAGFEDVVEYIYKWPINGWPRDPKYKRLGQWALYDMDQVMEAAILAPLTRAMGWSQEEVLLLAADARKVLRDPRVHAYWPIYVVYGRKPFSSKQNSSVDKTAA, encoded by the exons ATGCCTCAAACACCGCCAGAGGATGCCCGTCATCAGCACGAAGTCGAGCTT GGACCGTCAGATGCtcatgatgaagagggttACGACTCAGGTGTAGACGAT GCGTCAAGACGTAGTAGTCTCACCTCTCTACGATCTAGCATTTTTGAGTTCTACGAAGAGAACGGGCGGACCTACCATTCTATGAGCGCTGGGAAATATTTCATGCCGAATGATGCA TCCGAAGTTGAACGGCTGG ACTTGCAACACCATCTTTTCAGATTGACTTTTGACGACCAGATATGCCTTTGCCCAAAGAAAGACGGTGCCAAACGAGTACTTGATCTCGGCACCGGAAGTGGCATCTGGTGTATCGATTACG CGGATCAGCATCCCGAGGCAGAA GTCATCGGTGTAGACCTAAGCCCAGTTCAACCGGACTT CATACCGCCGAATTGCTCCTTTGAG ATTGACGATCTCGAAAAGGAATGGACATGGTCCAAGAAGTTCGACTTCATTATCAGCCGCTTCATGACAGGCAGCTTCGCCGACAATGCCTCCATAGTCAAAAAGGTCTACGACCAGCTGGAACCCGGCGGTTACTTTGAAGCACAGGACATGGCTCTGCCAATTGGCTGTGATGACGGCACCTTCACTGAGGACTCTGGCCTATGGATCTGGATGTCATGGCTCATGAAGGCCATGGAAGCTATGCATCGACCTTTCTCAGCTGCACAAAACTGGAAGTCTATGATGGAGGAAGCCGGGTTTGAAGACGTCGTCGAGTACATCTACAAGTGGCCAATCAACGGCTGGCCCCGTGACCCCAAGTACAAGAGGCTGGGCCAGTGGGCACTTTATGACATGGACCAGGTCATGGAGGCGGCCATCTTGGCGCCTCTCACGAGGGCAATGGGCTGGAGTCAAGAAGAGGTGCTGTTGCTAGCTGCTGACGCGAGGAAGGTGTTGAGAGATCCGAGGGTGCATGCTTACTGGCCCAT ATATGTTGTTTATGGCCGCAAACCGTTCTCTTCGAAACAGAACTCGAGTGTCGACAAGACTGCCGCTTAG
- a CDS encoding hypothetical protein (EggNog:ENOG503NV1Q; COG:Q): MNGTCPRLLVWLDTCGSPASQSHAQNTNKPTRTIDNWSQAVQHTSAVACTYTLAAAKPTSIPQALDHSTPQKQAVVIVEMKCPPCDTTEPSLCFPNCCFPYGTEMRDSAMSWLPSSTVALIGTALLLCFVIATRIQSFVRTRHIPGPFWAGWTDLWMIRAQLSGRFCFLLQDANTRYGPIAKIAPNWVVCGDAEELRRIWGVRSAWKRPFWYRAFRFDPYKDNAFSTTDDQVHEKLRAKLMPGYGGKDVDNLHELIDRQVAGLVSLLETKYLSSKTEFKPVDLARKVQYFTLDVISALAFGKELGYLAADQDLFSYIQTTESTLPIMLTIGFMPWLLKLIQSPRLKFLMPDIDRVVGIGTVVKTAQQAVAERYGDKPLIKRDMLGSFVANGLTREEAEGETVVQIIAGSDTSATAIRSTLLFIITNPLVYRRLQAEIDTGIREGRISSPITDAEARNLPYLQAVIREGLRMWPPATAALPKVSDRDQVVCGVHIPAGTIIAWAPFSFLRSKKIFGEDADVFRPERWLDIEPEKYRTMDQTVMMEFASGSRWECLGKTVAQIELNKAYVELLRRFDVTLVDPTNPWTSFNAAVFIQSDMNVVVTRREL; this comes from the exons ATGAACGGAACATGCCCCCGGTTGCTGGTGTGGCTTGACACATGCGGGTCCCCCGCTTCCCAATCACACGCTCAGAAcaccaacaaaccaacaaggACCATCGATAATTGGTCCCAGGCGGTCCAGCACACTTCTGCTGTTGCA TGCACATACACCCTAGCTGCTGCAAAGCCAACAAGCATCCCCCAAGCCCTGGACCACAGCACACCTCAAAAACAGGCCGTGGTTATCGTGGAAATGAAATGCCCACCATGTGACACGACGGAACCCAGCTTGTGTTTCCCAAACTGCTGTTTTCCATACGGTACAGAAATGCGAGATTCTGCCATGTCATGGCTACCTTCCTCGACCGTGGCCCTCATCGGGACGGCCCTCTTACTTTGCTTTGTTATCGCCACTCGCATCCAGTCCTTTGTTAGAACACGGCATATTCCTGGGCCATTCTGGGCTGGATGGACCGACCTGTGGATGATACGCGCCCAGCTCAGCGGTCGATTTTGCTTCCTCCTTCAGGATGCAAACACAAGATATG GTCCAATCGCAAAGATCGCACCCAATTGGGTCGTCTGCGGTGACGCTGAAGAGCTGAGACGTATTTGGGGAGTCCGTTCAGCGTGGAAGCGACCATTTTGGTACCGCGCTTTTCGTTTTGATCCCTACAAGGACAATGCTTTCTCAACCACGGATGACCAGGTTCACGAAAAGCTGAGGGCAAAGCTCATGCCAGGCTACGGCGGCAAAGATGTCGACAACCTCCATGAGCTCATCGACAGACAAGTCGCTGGTCTTGTGTCACTACTAGAGACCAAGTATCTGTCAAGCAAGACCGAATTCAAGCCCGTCGACCTGGCGCGAAAAGTACAGTATTTCACCTTGGACGTCATCTCTGCATTGGCGTTTGGCAAGGAACTGGGCTACCTCGCCGCCGATCAGGATCTGTTCAGCTACATTCAGACCACTGAGAGCACGCTTCCCATCATGCTCACGATAGGATTTATGCCCTGGCTCCTGAAGCTGATTCAGTCACCTCGCCTCAAGTTTCTGATGCCCGACATCGACAGGGTAGTTGGCATCGGAACTGTTGTCAAGACGGCCCAGCAAGCGGTTGCCGAACGCTACGGGGACAAACCCTTGATCAAGCGCGATATGCTCGGCTCCTTCGTTGCCAATGGCCTCACCAGGGAAGAAGCGGAAGGCGAGACCGTAGTACAGATCATTGCCGGCTCCGACACGTCAGCTACAGCCATTCGCTCCACGTtgctcttcatcatcaccaacccgcTCGTATACCGCCGTCTACAGGCCGAAATTGACACTGGCATCCGCGAAGGTCGCATCTCCTCACCCATCACAGACGCCGAGGCCAGGAATCTGCCATACCTTCAGGCCGTCATTCGGGAGGGCCTCCGAATGTGGCCCCCAGCGACCGCTGCCCTCCCCAAGGTCTCTGATAGGGACCAGGTTGTCTGTGGAGTTCACATCCCCGCCGGAACCATCATTGCGTGGGCCCCTTTCAGCTTCTTGAGAAGTAAAAAGATCTTTGGGGAGGATGCGGATGTCTTTAGGCCTGAGCGATGGCTGGATATTGAGCCAGAAAAGTATCGGACCATGGACCAGACTGTCATGATGGAGTTTGCATCAGGCAGTCGATGGGAGTGTTTAGGGAAGACAGTGGCACAGATTGAGCTCAATAAAGCTTATGTTGAG CTTCTTCGCCGGTTCGATGTTACTCTGGTTGATCCTACAAATCCTTGGACCTCCTTCAATGCGGCCGTGTTCATTCAGAGTGACATGAATGTTGTAGTCACCAGGAGGGAGTTGTGA
- a CDS encoding hypothetical protein (EggNog:ENOG503PWS1): protein MARATQWHAIIAIYIFFLPTIFLHLHIRMSSEFDPHSLQHSSSEEAIEKWNPRPIVSDPSHCAELYNLLLSRYIAAIPSEFHSQTHPPTTTALETTLFPRFSTLHPAFFSNMKEPHSHPFHILLSQLQTSSPFQRDAILSPFFIQPEPDLLVPSEAYHSLFQIDFEEALEQQGRCLLLFLPGNMDFTGEPPYDEGLVLDADTLEATWRHGMDGLPEYPGPSWIPLHVVLEKEREKWERGEYYFDEEQMKVEQRGWTEIGLDETVQAWEGLLKAIEDKGGTGGEWDEPLRLEDEDIERYKVSRFAKEFLSRSKRPKFKFIGPGITVFSPESWLEVYGSEPENSERRLNKNGAEYKNWPTLVFPSAYQVGSPFYQWSPGYYKAALSEMVHRRTGVYLNGWDQRYAEAAELVSGSADVPRGITSFDRPPPWGPVRGTRLALILRHWTTLVEDGTWEVGVDGVAEHLTWWNDDNKAKAQVRCV from the coding sequence ATGGCGCGAGCAACCCAATGGCATGCAATCATTGCCATTTACATCTTTTTCCTACCTACGATCTTTCTCCACCTTCACATCAGAATGAGTTCCGAATTTGACCCGCATTCTCTGCAACACTCCTCTTCTGAAGAAGCCATTGAAAAATGGAACCCCCGCCCCATAGTCAGCGACCCATCCCACTGCGCTGAGCTTTATAACCTCCTACTCTCCAGATACATCGCCGCTATCCCATCTGAATTCCACTCCCAAACTcaccctccaacaacaaccgccctCGAAacaaccctcttcccccgCTTCAGTACCCTCCacccagccttcttctccaacatgaAAGAGCCTCACTCCCACCCATTTCACATCCTGCTCTCCCAGCTGCAGACAAGCTCCCCATTCCAACGGGACGCAATCCTCTCCCCGTTCTTCATCCAACCAGAACCCGACTTGCTCGTCCCCTCAGAGGCGTACCACTCTCTCTTCCAGATCGACTTTGAAGAGGCGCTCGAGCAACAAGGCCGGTGTCTCCTCTTGTTCCTCCCCGGGAACATGGACTTCACCGGCGAGCCACCCTACGACGAGGGACTGGTGCTCGATGCCGACACCCTCGAGGCGACATGGCGCCACGGGATGGACGGCCTGCCGGAGTACCCCGGTCCAAGCTGGATTCCCCTCCATGTTGTTTTGGAGAAAGAACGGGAaaagtgggagaggggggagtaCTACTTTGACGAGGAGCAGATGAAGGTTGAGCAGAGAGGCTGGACAGAAATCGGGTTGGACGAGACAGTTCAGGCTTGGGAGGGCTTGCTGAAGGCGATCGAGGACAAGGGtgggacgggaggggagtgggatgagCCGCTGAGattggaggatgaggatatTGAACGGTACAAGGTCAGTCGGTTCGCCAAGGAGTTTCTGAGCAGGTCCAAGAGACCAAAGTTCAAATTTATTGGTCCGGGAATCACGGTGTTCTCGCCGGAGAGTTGGCTCGAGGTTTATGGGTCCGAACCGGAGAATTCTGAGCGGAGGTTGAACAAGAATGGTGCTGAATACAAAAACTGGCCGACTTTGGTTTTCCCGTCTGCTTACCAGGTTGGATCGCCCTTTTATCAGTGGAGCCCCGGGTATTACAAGGCTGCACTTTCTGAGATGGTTCACCGTCGGACGGGTGTTTATCTCAATGGATGGGATCAGCGGTACGCCGAGGCAGCTGAGTTGGTGAGCGGATCAGCTGATGTTCCTCGAGGGATCACGTCTTTTGACAGGCCGCCACCATGGGGACCAGTACGAGGAACCCGTCTGGCACTAATCTTGCGGCACTGGACCACGTTGGTGGAAGATGGGACGTGGGAGGTGGGCGTCGACGGTGTTGCAGAACATTTGACTTGGTGGAATGATGACAATAAAGCGAAGGCTCAAGTGAGGTGTGTTTAG
- a CDS encoding hypothetical protein (COG:U; EggNog:ENOG503NZ12), with amino-acid sequence MSSSASATASLREKSDNNHLTSSTGSDSDSTKVEAGLPNPNTTDPTPPPRDIHGFKWISVVIAILSSIFLYSLDNTVVADITPAAVNAFGDSLKLPWLSVGFLLGGVSVVLPFGKLYSLFDAKWLYIFSTVLFNIGSAICGAAPSMDALIVGRVLAGMGGNGMYLGTMNLLSATTTNMERPAYLSFVGLVWGVGTVLGPVVGGAFVESPATWRWAFYINLCIAGLFAPVYLFWIPSYKPQLRETSSRQLVKKFDFGGTLLSVAAITTLVMAVNLGGALYEWNSGNIIALFVVSFVLFGAFGVQQSWNFGLRDKGDKIFPTHFLRRWNLFTRGDSPTEAAVRLLPLIFTLSAAILINGHLMVRWVYFQPWYITGSILALVGGVLLSRIEASTPESHLYGFEVLIGLGTGAFAQAGYAVIQTLVPPEEMGYGISFVMLGQQGGIAFGLAIAGAVFVNDAIANLMVALPGVPRNTLQLALSGHSGEYFQSLSEESRIAAIQAIVLALQKVFIPVYVGGAVGLILSVCFTKRKMSKDVIAIAA; translated from the exons ATGTCTTCCTCAGCATCCGCCACGGCCTCCCTCAGGGAAAAGTCCGACAACAACCATCTAACAAGCAGCACAGGAAGCGACTCCGACTCCACCAAAGTCGAAGCTGgccttcccaaccccaacaccacagacccaacaccaccaccccgcgACATCCACGGCTTCAAGTGGATCTCGGTCGTCATCGCAATCTtatcctccatcttcctctaCTCCCTCGACAACACAGTAGTAGCAGAcatcacccccgccgccgtcaACGCCTTCGGCGACAGCCTCAAACTCCCTTGGCTTTCCGTCGGCTTCTTACTCGGTGGCGTAAGCGTTGTCCTGCCCTTTGGAAAACTTTACAGCCTCTTCGACGCAAAATGGCTGTACATCTTCTCCACCGTCCTCTTCAACATCGGATCTGCCATCTGCGGAGCGGCACCGTCGATGGACGCGCTGAttgtggggagggtgttggctggTATGGGCGGTAACGGGATGTACCTCGGGACGATGAACCTGTTGAGTgcgacaaccaccaacatggAAAGACCTGCATATCTCAGCTTCGTGGGCTTGGTTTGGGGAGTCGGTACCGTGCTCGGGCCTGTGGTGGGCGGCGCGTTCGTGGAGAGCCCGGCAACGTGGAGGTGGGCTTTCTACATCAACTTGTGCATTGCCGGTTTGTTCGCACCGGTGTATCTGTTTTGGATTCCATCGTACAAGCCCCAGCTACGGGAGACCTCGAGCCGGCAGCTGGTCAAGAAATTCGATTTTGGAGGGACGTTGTTGAGCGTGGCGGCGATTACGACTTTGGTTATGGCAGTCAATCTGGGTGGTGCCCTGTACGAGTGGAATAGCGGCAACATCATCGCGTTGTTCGTGGTATCCTTTGTGTTGTTTGGAGCATTTGGCGTGCAGCAAAGCTGGAACTTTGGACTAAGGGATAAGGGCGACAAGATCTTCCCAACGCACTTTTTGAGAAGGTGGAATctg TTCACCCGGGGAGACAGCCCGACCGAAGCAGCTGTCAGGCTATTGCCTCTCATCTTCACCTTGAGTGCGGCTATTTTGATCAATGGACACCTGATGGTGAGATGGGTATATTTCCAACCTTGGTATATTACCGGCAGTATCTTAGCGCTTGTGGGAGGCGTGCTGTTAT CAAGGATAGAAGCCAGTACGCCAGAGTCTCACCTTTACGGCTTTGAGGTCCTGATTGGCCTTGGAACCGGTGCCTTTGCCCAGGCGGGATATGCTGTCATCCAGACTTTAGTACCTCCTGAGGAAATGGGGTACGGCATCAGCTTTGTTATGCTTGGGCAACAGGGCGGCATCGCCTTTGGCTTGGCTATTGCTGGGGCGGTGTTCGTCAACGATGCCATCGCAAATCTCATGGTGGCACTTCCCGGCGTCCCACGAAACACATTGCAATTGGCCCTGTCAGGGCATAGCGGAGAGTACTTCCAGTCGCTGTCAGAAGAGTCGAGAATTGCCGCAATCCAAGCCATCGTATTGGCTTTGCAAAAGGTGTTCATTCCTGTGTATGTAGGAGGCGCTGTTGGCTTGATTCTTTCAGTATGTTTCACT AAACGGAAGATGTCGAAAGATGTGATTGCCATTGCTGCTTAG
- a CDS encoding hypothetical protein (EggNog:ENOG503PH8S), giving the protein MGIIITRPSPRVSTGGGSSGSSTGNTGSTSGTAGTTVGKTWGAPAPAPAPAPAPVPVWGTTPGVIVTTPPEVAAAGAKSAGKYVTGDPAIVPYLDRGNSGQYPVVIVTPSELNTGNDTKVALPPIPVEWIIAPRNITSPDQCPNAGATIATFAATDVILAVLLIVTAARPILYRASRHLFGKRGGKKVYWTWLMWLVLQVTGNVGAALLVVRTEGYEHLEFLKVFALYLSRPRLKAWWLAILRTSFSVGGRRFPDGNTRLEQEQEQENEKISLAWEKDGRKEKEHIYVDAYISAALVEFIFQISAAVFIGVTWERFPNEVIKQYMQPPLRFMFAAPGIMLVAISVGVPIWRITGETWGWKETVDKDPETKKVIRRRSPPRMGGIRFWWVIWGSLIYIPVYSAAWVYWTHFLTLPGALWCPPRLVSQSAIWILTSI; this is encoded by the exons ATGGGCATCATCATAACTCGTCCATCTCCCAGGGTTTCAACAGGTGGTGGTAGCTCAGGCAGCAGCACTGGCAACACCGGGAGCACATCAGGCACAGCAGGCACGACTGTTGGCAAAACTTGGGGTGCTCCCGCCCCGGcaccagccccagccccGGCACCTGTCCCCGTATGGGGAACAACACCAGGAGTGATCGTAACAACTCCTCCTGAAGTTGCCGCTGCCGGCGCAAAGTCAGCAGGCAAATATGTCACTGGTGACCCAGCTATAGTGCCG TACCTTGATCGTGGCAACTCCGGACAATACCCCGTAGTCATCGTCACACCTAGCGAGCTCAACACTGGAAACGACACCAAAGTTGCCCTCCCTCCTATACCTGTCGAGTGGATCATCGCGCCTCGAAACATCACCAGTCCCGACCAATGTCCAAACGCCGGAGCTACAATTGCAACCTTTGCTGCCACGGACGTTATCCTGGCGGTGCTCCTGATCGTCACCGCGGCAAGGCCAATACTGTACAGAGCCTCGCGTCATCTGTTCGGCAAGCGAGGGGGCAAAAAAGTATACTGGACATGGCTGATGTGGCTTGTCCTGCAAGTGACAGGCAATGTCGGCGCGGCTCTTCTAGTCGTCAGAACTGAGGGATACGAACATCTGGAATTTTTAAAGGTCTTTGCTCTTTACCTGTCCAGGCCCAGACTAAAGGCATGGTGGCTCGCTATCCTGCGGACATCGTTTTCCGTGGGGGGCCGGAGGTTCCCTGACGGCAACACAAGACTTGAGCAAGAACAAGAGCAAGAGAATGAGAAGATATCCCTTGCGTGGGAAAAAGACGGCCGCAAAGAGAAAGAGCACATTTATGTTGACGCGTACATTTCGGCTGCCCTGGTCGAGTTTATTTTCCAGATCTCCGCTGCGGTGTTCATCGGTGTGACCTGGGAGAGGTTTCCAAACGAAGTCATCAAGCAGTACATGCAACCACCGCTGCGATTCATGTTTGCGGCGCCTGGCATTATGTTGGTCGCCATTTCAGTGGGAGTTCCAATATGGCGTATCACAGGTGAAACTTGGGGTTGGAAGGAGACTGTGGACAAAGACCCGGAAACAAAAAAGGTGATACGGCGCCGATCACCGCCACGGATGGGCGGCATCCGGTTTTGGTGGGTAATATGGGGGTCTCTCATTTATATTCCCGTTTACTCCGCCGCATGGGTCTACTGGACACACTTTCTTACTCTTCCTGGCGCATTGTGGTGTCCGCCCAGGCTGGTCAGTCAGTCAGCGATTTGGATCTTGACGTCTATTTAG
- a CDS encoding hypothetical protein (COG:H; EggNog:ENOG503PDVB), translating to MDDSNIPPNQPAITLPPLPSKQPHHPTPRIHPFSLIHPSSLPLIHPTATVGAFCLIGPNVTISARTTLLSHVSIPSNTTLGTDCTIHPFSVLGGPSQALADKSQPPNTGKLTIGNSCTIREGVTCNVGFSAKGTVIGNGCLLMANSHVSHDCVLGDEVILVNGVLLAGHVTVGRGAIFAGMGGTVQFVRVGEYAYVGGATVVSRDVLPYSMVKGYRGRTVGVNAVGLKRRGWTGERIQWVERALRAVLRGDQEELSELVERVGSTGKDDLMRVVDFARESEIGLCSLHEKVSGGAKL from the coding sequence atggACGACTCAAACATCCCTCCCAATCAACCAGCAATCAcgctcccacccctcccatcaaaacaaccacatcatcccacccctcgaatccaccccttctccctcatccacccctcatccctccccctcatccacccaacCGCCACCGTCGGAGCCTTCTGCCTCATCGGCCCCAACGTCACCATCTCCGCccgcaccaccctcctctcccacgtctccatcccctccaacactACCCTCGGCACCGACTGcaccatccaccccttctccGTCCTAGGCGGCCCCTCCCAAGCCCTAGCCGACAaatcccaacctcccaacaCAGGCAAGCTCACCATCGGAAACTCGTGCACCATCCGCGAGGGCGTAACCTGCAACGTCGGCTTTTCGGCCAAAGGAACAGTGATAGGAAACGGGTGTCTACTCATGGCCAACAGCCACGTTTCTCACGACTGTGTCTTGGGGGATGAGGTCATCCTCGTGAACGGGGTCCTCCTGGCTGGGCATGTAacggtggggaggggagcgaTTTTTGCGGGCATGGGAGGGACCGTTCAGTTtgtgagggttggggagtaCGCCTATGTTGGGGgggcgacggtggtgagCAGGGATGTTTTGCCCTATAGTATGGTCAAGGGGTATAGAGGGAGGACGGTGGGGGTTAACGCTGTGGggctgaagaggagggggtggacgggggagaggattcagtgggtggagagggcttTGAGGGCtgtgttgaggggggatCAGGAAGAGCTGAGTGAACTGGTGGAAAGAGTTGGAAGCACAGGAAAGGATGATCTAATGAGAGTGGTAGATTTTGCGAGGGAGTCGGAAATAGGGCTGTGTTCATTGCATGAGAAGGTAAGCGGGGGAGCAAAGCTGTGA